The following DNA comes from Bacteroidota bacterium.
ATCATTTTTCTGGTAAAGCTGTGGCTCTGCGGAGCAACCTCTCGATAAAAAATTATTCTTCCTGACTTCCTGTGGATTCTCTTCCATTTATATGATCCGTTAAGGAAACAAAATTATAAAAAATTTCCTTATGATCAGGATGCCTTCATTTTAAGTAACTGGCTAATCTTCAGCGACAGGTCCATAAACAGGATGGAAGGATTGGCATTCCGTTCAATATGAAATATAGCTTTATTCAGCTCATCATAAAATAAATCGGCATTGGCAGCATTGATATAAGGCGCAAAGTTTAAAGCAAATTTCTGCTCTAAAGGATTCAGCCTTGTCATTTCCGATTTCCCGAATTGCATCACCAGGCATTCCCTTACAAATTTTAAGGTATAAACCATAAACTCTTTCTGCTTTTCGCGGCCTATGCCGGCTATCTCCTCAACAAATTTTTCGATATCGGCAATCTTGCGCTGGTAGCACATCCTCATCCAGGTACTGAAGTTATTGAAATGACTTATTGCGTTTTCAGGCTCGCCGAGCAACCTGATGGCCTGATGAAAATTCCCGTCAACAAGACTCACAATATCGATAACTTCCTCCTCTTTCCTGTTTCTAAACCTCATTTTCAAAACGTCATAAAGCTCTGCATCTGTCAGTTTCGGAATCTTGACAAGATGAGTCCGGGATAGAATTGTATTGATAATTTGGTCTTGATTTTCCGAGACAAGGAGAAACAGGGTTTTATCAGGCGGCTCTTCAAGGATCTTCAGGATTTTCGGTGCTGCAGCATGATAGAGCTTTTCAACCATCCAAATGATCATCACTTTGTATTCCGATTCATAGGATTTGTAGCTCAGGGTGCGGAGTATCTCATTGCAGTCATCAGCATTGATGATGCCCTGCCTGTTCTCTATCTCAATTTTTTCATACCAGTCGCCCAAGGATATATAACCGTTATTTTCGATCAGGAGTTCACGCCAGTCTCTGAGGAAATTATTGCTTACCGGATCTTTGGGAACTTCTTTTGTCGCTGCCACCGGGAAAATGAAATGCAGATCAGGATGGATAAGCTTATTGTATTTAATACATGAAGGGCAATGGCCGCAAGAATCGCCATTTTCCCTTTTTTCACAATTAATATACTGGGCATAAGCGATAGCTAAAGCCAGCTTACCACTGCCTTCCGGTCCGAGAAAAAGCTGAGCATGGCTGATGCGGCTGTCTCTGACCGTTTGGATAAGACGCTGCTTAAGAGTTTTCTGGCCGATGATATCACTAAACCGCATCAGGGTATATTATATTCAACGATACCTTCTGTATATAGGATTGTCTTAAAAGTGTTTTGACCTTGCATTTATGCCTCTGTGTTCCTCTGTGTCTTCTTTGTGAATCTTTGTGTTATAATTAGTTAGATTAACCACTGAGAAACACGGAGGTAATCACCTAGCACCACAAAGTTATGCGCTTTTTTAATCTGAAAAAGGAAATACGAAAAGGTTAGCGAAACGAATCCTTAAACCAAGATTTTTCACCGGTTAATGACTAGTTTCCTTATCACTGAATTACCATTGCTCATCCTGCACCTGATCAGATAAATGCCATTACTGAATCCTGATGTGTTTATCTGAAAATAACGTGTACCTTCCGTTTCTGTTTCAAAAAGTGTCTTTCCAATGTAATTGGTAATTGTCAGTAGGTTGATATCCTGTTCCGATTCAATGATGATATAATCTTTTGACGGATTCGGATAAATCCTGATCAGATCATTATGGTCCACTTCTCCGATTCCTGTTAACAGCATGAAACCGACATTGACCACTTTAGTGCCATAATCGGGTACAGATGTAAAAATTATGTTGGCTTCATAGACTATACCCTCTTCTAGGTCTTCACCGTTAAAGTTGACCGCGATTTCTTCAATTTCACCTGGCACAATGATATCAGATGAATCCCCAAGTGAAAGCCATTCCATTGATTGCTTGTCAAAATTTATAGTAATATCCTGATTTTTATTAAGGTAATCAATTTCAACCATCCAGGTCATTGTTTCCGGACCAGAGTTTTCAATGATGATATAACGTGTTTCATAACCCTCAAATGATTCAACATAAATTGACATCGGGTCAACAAGCATCAGATTACAGGGTAATACGATTTCCAGGTAAGTTTGATTCTCAAGATGAACTTCTTGAGTGAACGGCAGGCACCCCTCTGCATTAATAGAAAGAACATATGAGCCTTCTTCCAAATGTACAGAGAAGTAACCATTTTCATCGGTATATGTTACCAAATCGCCAACATCTATAGTAGCATAAACCGGGCTGCTATATTGGTCTAAAACCTGCCCCGACAGAATTCTCATGACAGCTTCCCTCATGATGATATTATCAACTTGCCAATAATCAATATTTTGTATGCTTGTGCCATGAGCAGTGAATTGAATCCTGGTTATCTTACCCTGGGCATAATCCGTAACATCATAATGTTGGTGCTCCCACTCAAGTAAAGTGGCATTTGAAAACTCATCAATTTCAATCCATTCATCTCCTTCCCAAACATCCACTGTCAGCATTTCCGTTCCCGTAAGGTTAGACGAATACATATTCAAGTCAAATTCAAGGATTACGTTACTTTCAATTCCCAAAACATCAATAAAAGGACTGACAAGTGAATAGCAGTAATCATTCATTGGTTCGGAAGATTCAAACTGTGCTGAGGGTGCAGGATGTCCTTCCATAGTATTGATCTGCCAACCCACCTGTTCAGGAAAAAATGTCCATTGCTGTGTTTCAAAAGCCCCTCCATCCCAAGATTCCACAAAGGGAAATGTAAAAAGTGAAGTATCTACCATGCGGATGTCCAGATCCATAATTGTATAACTTGGTAACCACGTAGATTGAATAAAAGGCTTATAACCTTCAGCCTCTGCCGTAACGGTCTTGGTACCGATGCCTATATGATAAAAACCATACTGCCCATCAACACGCGTTATCATTTCCTCACCATATCCTAACTCAACAGTTACTCCACTTAAAGGTTTTTCAGTTCTGGCATCATATACTAATCCCTGTATACCACTTGTACAGCAGTCTTGAACAACTGCCGGACCATCTTTGCAGGACTCACCTCCATCGTAAACAGCAGTAACATAGTACTCATAGGTATCCGGAAACAAAGGGGGCGTTATATAGAAAGTATCCTCAGTAAAAGCCATGACCTCATCGAAGAGATAGATATTATAACCCAATAAATCATACCTGTCGGCCTCCGGAGTAACATAGCCCCAGATATTCCAGTTATAATCGAGGCCAAGTGCCGTAAGTGTTGTCCACTCACCATTATCAACTGAGATCATATCCCCTTTGCCTTGGATAGCCGGTCCTGCATCGTATCCTGCCGGGTATTCTCCTGCAGGTTGGCCTGTGATAGCATAACCAAACCACAGCTCCTGTGTGGCATCTATCTGTACCGGTGTTGTCAATGTTACTGTATTCCACTGATCAAGTACCACAGCGCTCAGTTCCTGATCCAATACCAGTATGCCGGCAGTATCGCCTGTCCATACCTTCAGGGCATATTCCGGTGTGGCTCCCCGAGGATAGAAAGCGATCTTCGTAAGGTACATACCATCATATGGCACCAGATCCACCACTTCCCATCTGGATGCCACTTCGAAGTCTCCTCCTGATGTTAATCCAAAGCTATCATAATTCTCGCCATCATCCCAATGGATCCACTCACCAGTATCGTTCCCCGGAGGATTCCAGGTCAATAACACATGATCACCTTCAAGAATCTCAGCTGTCAGTCCTTCAGGCGGATCAGGCATGGGACAAATCGCCTCAAATGAAGGATCAATTAAGCATGATTCACCTTCATGATACACTGCCGTAACATTGTACCGAAGAATTAAATAGCTTTCACCCTCCCAAGCATAGCAATTTTCCGGAAAAAATATTGTGTCTGTGTATTCATTAACTGAAGCAGGAATAAATGCCCATTTCCTATCATTCTTCCAGATATAATATCCCCACAGTTCAAAACGTGAATAGTCGTTTGAATACTCCTGATTTGGGGGTTTCATCGTTTCAGGTGGCTCCCAGGATAAGGTTACCACCATACCATTCACCAATCCATGAAAATTCTGCGGTTGAGCCAGAGAGTCACACGGATAATAATAGAAACCGCATTCAGCATAATAGGATTCAACTCCAAAATATGTTGCCCATACTCCTGCAACATGAAAACCATAAGACACATCACCTAAAGAATGACAGCCTGCTGTATCATAAGTTCCCAGTTGGGTTTCATCCAAATAAAGATGATATCCGGTAAAATCTTCATTTTCATAAGGTCCGTCCGGTTCCAGTGCCGAAGTTACCTCGATATCATCCAGACAAATACCTCCTCCTGACGGATTATTTGATTCAGCGACAAAAGCAATACGGTAATATTCCGTAACCTCCGGCAGACTTATTACCTTTCTCACCCAAAATGGGTAATTGTTATCATACGAATCAAATAAATTATGCCAGGGACCACCCGGGGAATTCCTGTAATAGCCTTTTAGATGATTCCATTCATTGGTGTCCTGTGACTGGCAATACCAAAAAATAAGCTTGGGGAGAAGAGCATTGGCAAGGTTAATAGGCGGCGTCATGATCAAGGTCTGGGCAGAATCACCGCTGAAAGAGATATTATAGTCCCCTGAATGAGCATATGAGGGAATCCCCGATGGACTTCCTGTACCTATTTCCCAGGACACGGTATCTTCGATGAAAACCTCCTGCCAGGTGGTTGGAATATATCCATGCTCGAAATTTTCCTTGAAGAGGGTCTGATATTTTGGTTCCGGATCAAGCCAGCAGGCTTCCATCGTTGCAGTATCCACATGGAGATTCTTCGGGGAAAGGTCACAACAGAATGAAATATTACAGGTAATATCTTGTATTATAGATATATGCCGCAATTCATAAAAGGGATAATAATTATATAGAATTGTCAGCGTATAGATACCCTGATAAACATCATAAAATGTCACTTTGCCATCAAAAGGAGTTATGTCCTGGTAATAATAATCCGGATTGATATCCTCATTAATTAAAGTAATGAGCGCTCCGGCTTCACCCTGTCCGTCGATCCTGAAATTTGCCACAACCTGAAAACCTCTGACAATAGTATTTGAAAATGCCGGTTCTGAAAAATTATAGCCACTATAACCAATTACAGCATATTCATAAAGACCGGAATCAAGTTCGGGCCAGAATAAGTCCAAAAAACAGGTATCCACAACATTGTCATCTAACAGTGTCCACATTCCGGGCTCGGTTTCTTCCCCTTCATGGAGACGGTATATTTCATAATGGTCTATATCGACGCCCTCGGGTTCGTTCCATTGAATTGCAGCCGATGTATGTGTAAAATCAAAATACCCGGCTGTCACACCTGTCGGAGGATTAATATACTGAATGAGGGCAAAATCTATTTCAACAACTTCACCATCGTTGACAACAATATTATCAACAACTTGCGGAGCATAGCCCTCTGCATTGCAGGTAATTGTATACATTCCCTCGGCGACATTTTCAAGGCTGTACAAACCGACCTGATTTGAAGTCGTTGAATATGTATTCAGATCATTTGAGGCTGTTATTGTTGCCCCGGATATGGGCATAGGCATGGGACCACTTTCGAGGACATAACCTGTGATGGTTCCTTCACCTCTCTGATTAAAAATGAATCTGTTCCCTGATTCGGATTGAATTTTCAGGACAGAGAAAAAGAGGATGAAAAATAGAATACCCACGGAAAGGAGGCTGGTTCTGGCAATTATTTTCATGACATTTTTTATTTATACGTGTATTTGTATTCAGATACTTAAGGTCATCTCATAATTACAAATTTTTTAATAAGGTACTCACTATTAGTCGTCCTACAGGTAATTAGATAAATTCCATTATTGAACTTTGTTGTATTGATTTGTAAATGAAAAGGTAACGCTAAGTCTGATTCGTAAATGACTTGTCCGGTATAGTTGGTTATTTTCAATTCGTTGATATCTACATCCGATTCAATTGTAATATTATCCTGGGCAGGATTAGGATAAATTTTTAGCACGGTTGCATTTATAATTTCTTTAATATCCTCCACGATAATTATACTCAGCTCCACAGTCTCATCCCCAACATTTGGATCAGAAGTCACGTTAACATTGGCTTCATATAAATACATCCAGTTTAAATTCCCTGGGTCCACAAAATAAACCGGCACATCTTGTGACTGTCCTGGTTGAAGAGTGCCAGAATTACAGCCCAGAATAGCCCAGTCATCAGCACCCCAGGCATATAACTCATATCCAAGAATCCAATCATCAACACCCTGAACCAACCCACCAATAATGATCCTGCCCGGTAAATAGTCTCTTGTTATGAATGCACCTCCGGCCATACCCGCTCCCCATCCAGGTATATCATCGAGTACATCGTGTGCGATACCAGTCATTTGCCCCGTAAATACATCTATCTGAATTAAATCGGCTCCTCCAAAATCCTGGCTAAAAGCCCACAGGTAAGGTACTCCCGAAAAATCATCGTAAGCCAGACCATATACCGCTTCTAAACCAGGATTAGATATTTCGGCCAATGTATTACCGTTGCGGCCGACAAGATAAAAGTCACTGGACAAGTCACTTATCCAGAACGCATCCTGCGAATTG
Coding sequences within:
- a CDS encoding carboxypeptidase regulatory-like domain-containing protein; the encoded protein is MKIIARTSLLSVGILFFILFFSVLKIQSESGNRFIFNQRGEGTITGYVLESGPMPMPISGATITASNDLNTYSTTSNQVGLYSLENVAEGMYTITCNAEGYAPQVVDNIVVNDGEVVEIDFALIQYINPPTGVTAGYFDFTHTSAAIQWNEPEGVDIDHYEIYRLHEGEETEPGMWTLLDDNVVDTCFLDLFWPELDSGLYEYAVIGYSGYNFSEPAFSNTIVRGFQVVANFRIDGQGEAGALITLINEDINPDYYYQDITPFDGKVTFYDVYQGIYTLTILYNYYPFYELRHISIIQDITCNISFCCDLSPKNLHVDTATMEACWLDPEPKYQTLFKENFEHGYIPTTWQEVFIEDTVSWEIGTGSPSGIPSYAHSGDYNISFSGDSAQTLIMTPPINLANALLPKLIFWYCQSQDTNEWNHLKGYYRNSPGGPWHNLFDSYDNNYPFWVRKVISLPEVTEYYRIAFVAESNNPSGGGICLDDIEVTSALEPDGPYENEDFTGYHLYLDETQLGTYDTAGCHSLGDVSYGFHVAGVWATYFGVESYYAECGFYYYPCDSLAQPQNFHGLVNGMVVTLSWEPPETMKPPNQEYSNDYSRFELWGYYIWKNDRKWAFIPASVNEYTDTIFFPENCYAWEGESYLILRYNVTAVYHEGESCLIDPSFEAICPMPDPPEGLTAEILEGDHVLLTWNPPGNDTGEWIHWDDGENYDSFGLTSGGDFEVASRWEVVDLVPYDGMYLTKIAFYPRGATPEYALKVWTGDTAGILVLDQELSAVVLDQWNTVTLTTPVQIDATQELWFGYAITGQPAGEYPAGYDAGPAIQGKGDMISVDNGEWTTLTALGLDYNWNIWGYVTPEADRYDLLGYNIYLFDEVMAFTEDTFYITPPLFPDTYEYYVTAVYDGGESCKDGPAVVQDCCTSGIQGLVYDARTEKPLSGVTVELGYGEEMITRVDGQYGFYHIGIGTKTVTAEAEGYKPFIQSTWLPSYTIMDLDIRMVDTSLFTFPFVESWDGGAFETQQWTFFPEQVGWQINTMEGHPAPSAQFESSEPMNDYCYSLVSPFIDVLGIESNVILEFDLNMYSSNLTGTEMLTVDVWEGDEWIEIDEFSNATLLEWEHQHYDVTDYAQGKITRIQFTAHGTSIQNIDYWQVDNIIMREAVMRILSGQVLDQYSSPVYATIDVGDLVTYTDENGYFSVHLEEGSYVLSINAEGCLPFTQEVHLENQTYLEIVLPCNLMLVDPMSIYVESFEGYETRYIIIENSGPETMTWMVEIDYLNKNQDITINFDKQSMEWLSLGDSSDIIVPGEIEEIAVNFNGEDLEEGIVYEANIIFTSVPDYGTKVVNVGFMLLTGIGEVDHNDLIRIYPNPSKDYIIIESEQDINLLTITNYIGKTLFETETEGTRYFQINTSGFSNGIYLIRCRMSNGNSVIRKLVINR